TCTGGTAGGCATCGACCTCCAGCGCGCGATTGACGCCTGAGGACTGACCCGTGATCGTCGAGCTCTCGATATAGGCGTTGGCACTGTCCGTGATGATGCCGACGGAAGCCGACAGCGCCGCCGCGTTGGATTTCGATCCCGCCACGCCGATGGCGACGACGGTTTCCGAGCCGCCGTTGAGCGCCTGCACTGTCAGCGAACTCTGGTTGTTCACTGTGGTGCCGTAGACATAGGCGAGCGTCACGTTATTGGACATCGCCGCCGCGATGGCGCCGCCGATCGCAGCGCCCTGGGCGGATGCGCCGGCCAGATTGAGCGCCGCAGAACCGGAACCATTGTTGAGCATGGTGTCGTTGAGCGCCTGGACGATCGTGTTCGTCACCACGGTTCCGGTCGTGGTGTACTTGTTGACCGTCGTATTCCTGATGTAGGCGCTGGTGCCGAGTGAGACGTCGCTCACTGAGGAGCTTCCGGCCAGATCGATGCTGAAGCCGTCGGTGCTCGATCCCGAACTTGAGCCGATCTTGCTCACGGCCGTCGTAATGCCCGCGGTTCCCCCGGTCGCGCCGGCTCCGGCAGCGCCCGCCTTGTCGGAGAAGCTCGATGCGGCCGGCTCGGAGATCGACGCCGCGACGGCGGCCGCGGTGATGCGGCCCGACGTGGTCGCGCTGATCGTGAGATTGTCGACATTGACCGCGCCGCTCCCGCCGCTCGTGCCAGCAAACGGATCGTTGGCGCTGAACGGGCTCGGGCGGATGTCGGAATGGTTGTCGCCAATATAGGCGGAGGTGTCGGCATTTGCACCGAGATAGGCGACCGCCAAGCCAACCGCCGAACCTCCGCTCGTGTTGCGGCTCATCGCGCCGGCAAGCGTCACGACCGACAGATCCTGCTGCGCCAGGATGCCAACGGTCGGAGCATAGACGGTGGCCTGGCTCGAGATCGACGCATGCGTCGTGTTGTTCAGGAAGCCGAGCGAGGTGATGCCGTTCAGCGCCAGCGCGCCCGCGGCCTTGCCGGACGACGGCGCGACGGCGACGAACTGGTCCGACGTGATCGCGTTGACGGCGATGTCGTCCGCCGCCCGGAGCGTCGCGCGGTCCGAAACGCCGGCAATGGTGTTGGTGTTGAACTGGACGAGATTGAGCGCGCCGCCGACCGAAGAGCCGCCCGACGTATTGCCGGTCAGGAAACCGAGCGTGCCGACATTGCCGGCGGCGTCGATCGACGCGGTGGTCGTGGTCGCCGCGATCAGAATGGTGGCGTCGTAGGTGTGGACGTCGCCATTGTCCATTCCGGCCGCCCAGCTGCTGCCGCAAGCCGCGGTCGTGCATGTCGCCGTCAGGCTCGCGCTACCCGCGACCCACGCCGTCGTGTTGTTGTTCACGACGAAATGGTTGAGCGAACCGGAGATGCCGATCGTGTCGCCGGCGTCGGCCGTGGCATTGGCATAGCTGGTCAGGATGTTGCCGCCGACGCCGAAACTGCCGTTGAGATGGCTCAGCGTCGCACCCAACCCGTCCCATTTCAGCCAGGTGTTGGTGATCGGCAATTCCGTGGTGGCATCGACGGCGATGTTTGCCGCGTTGATCAGCGTGCCGCTGCCGACATAGGCGTTCGAATTGTGGGTGAAATTGCCCCAGGCGACGGCCGCGCTGATCGCCGTGCTCTCGCCGGATACCACGTCCTTGGTAATCGCACTGGCCGTCGCATTGCTGCGAACGCCGCGATCGATGACGTTGCTGGCGACGGCGACGTTGCCGCTGGCATAGATGCTCGGCGCGCCGCCGCTCGGATTCTGGGCGATCGCGGCGGTCGCACTCTGAGTGCTGCTGGCCAGGGCAAGCGCGCCCGCGGCCTTGAAATTGAAGTTCAGCGGCACCAGCGAGGACATGTGGTCCTGGATGATCGACGTCGGCGCGGTGACGGCGCGCAGTCCTCTCTCGATCGCCGCAATCAGCGCCGGCAAGCCGGCGATGGACGAGGCCATCGTGGAATTGCTCGTGGTGTCGGAGGTGGCCTCGACCAGAACGGAGCCGTTCATCCGGTTGGCGGCATCGGTTCCGAGCGATGCGCCGAGCGTTGCGGTCACGGACGTCGTGATGTCGCTGATGGCGAGCGCACCTCCGACGGCGCCGCTCGCCCCTAGTCCGGGTGCCGCAACCGACGTCGCGCTGGTCGAGAACGAATTGTTATTGATCGCGCGTACCTTCAGCGTGCTCCCACTCGTGTTCACGGTCCCCGCCGCAATATGCGCGCCGCTCTCGACGTTGGCGATCGTGGTCACCGACCCCTTGGAATAGGCCACCGTCGGGACGATCTGCGCGCTCGTCGATGCCGCGAGGGCGGAGACGGCAATGGTCGCATCGTTGAGCGCCTTGATCTCGAGGTTGCCCCCGGCATTGATCGTCGCCCCCGAGGCCACGTTGGTCGTGGCGATGCCGTCGATCTTGCCGACAACGACGCCGGCGGCGACCGGCGTGAGGCTGCCGAGCAAGGTGGACGCGATGGCCGGATCCGAGGCGGTTTCCGATGCATGGGCGGAAATGGTGACATCGCCGCGGCCGTTGATGTCGGCATGGCTGTTGATGTTGATGGTCGCCGTGGCGCTGGCCGCAACATAGCCGCCATTGAGGCCCAGCAGCGAGCCGGCGAGCGTCGAGCCGACGAGCGCCAACGCCCCGACCGGCGAACCGTCGAGGAAACTGGATACAGCCGTCGAGGTCGCGGTGATCGATACGGTGCCGCCCGCGATCCTGCCGTCAACGGTGATCGCCGTCGCTGCGGTGGCCTGGCCGGACAGCTTGATGTCGCTTGCCGTAGCTCTCAGCGTGACGTTGCCGTCGGCGTAGTTGGTTCCGCCGAAATTGACCGTCTGCGCCAGGATCTGCGCGCCATTCTTGATATCGATGTTCGGCGCGTCGATGATGACGTTGTTGGCGTTGCCGGTCGAATGGCCGGCGCCATCGAGACGGCGGGCATCGATCATCGCATGCGCGGCGAGCGTGATGGAGTTGTCCGCCTGAACGAGGTAATCGGCACCGGCGCTGAGCCCCGCGAGCGCATTCGCGATCGAGCTGTTCGACAAGGTCACGCCGGTGTCGCCCTGGGTGGCGTCGCCGATCACCAGATCGATCGGATCGAACAGCAACGTGCCCGCCTTGCCGTTGGGCGCGGCAACATTGACAGAGACGCCGCGGCCGACGTCGATGACCCCGTTCGCGCTGAAATCGACCAGGCCGGCATTGCCGGCCTTCGAGCTGGCGTTGAACTTGGCTCCGCCCGCCACGGTGAGGTTCTGCGTCGCCTTCAGGCGGATCTCGCCGCTATTGCCGGTCGTGCTCGCGATATTCAGCCCGGCATTCTGGCCGATCTCGATATTGTTGCCGGCCTGAACGGTGATGCTGCTCGGCGCCGTGGTCTTGCTGCGCGCCGTCAGCCGTCCGTTGACCCTGGCGTTGTTGACGGCGCCGATATGGATCGAGCCGTTGCTCACGGTGATCGCGCTGGCGCTGCGCAGGCCCTTCGAATTGACCGAGGCTGCGAACTTGGCGGCATGGTCGAGATTGGCGATGTCGCGCTGGCTGGCACCGCCGACGTAGACGTTCTGCCCGGTCAGCCGCACCCCGTCCTGGGCGTTGACGCGGCCATAGATGCGGATGTTGCCGTCCGGCGAGACCGGGAACGAGCCCGCCATCAGATTGCCGACCGCCGACTGGTTGATCTGCCCGCCCGCGCCGATCAGGCTGTCGGTGAATTCGCGCGTCGGCGTCGAGACGTTGAGGCTGCCGACATTGACCACGCCGCTGCGGCCGACCACGAAACCCTTGGGATCGGCGAAATAGACGTTACCGCCGATCGCGCCGTTCATGTAGGAGTTCAAGGTGCCGTTGACGTAGACCGGCGCGTCGCGCACGATGTTGACGAGATTTTGCGTCCCGGTCGGCAGTTGCAGGTTGACGGTGTTGCCCTGCCCGACGCTGAACTGCGAGAACGAGTTGAAGGCGTTGTTGCCCGAGACCGTCGACGTCGTGACGTTGGTCACGCTGCCGGAGGTCTGCAAGGACGTCCCGGTGCGGCCGTCGGGAATGATGACGTTCGGCGTCTGCGCCTGAACGCGGACGCTGTACACCGGCAGGAAGACCATCTGCATCGCACAGAGCAGCGACATCGAACGGAAGCGCGCAAGTCCGCGCAAGCCCGGTTCGTCCTCGTCTCGCCTCGCAGATGGCCCGCGCATGTCGAATCCCTGCTCAGAACTGGCCGGGCGGCAGCTTGAAGATGTCGGGACTCTTGGCGTCGGCCACGTAGAACAGCAGCAGGCTGGTCGGCGTCAGCACCCGCTGGCTGTTCTCCTTGTTTTCGAACGTGCCCTGGAGCAGCAGGATCACCGAACGATCCTTGGCGTCGCTGCCACGGAACATGACGATGCCGCCGGCGACGGGCATGTTGATCGCGATGGAGTCGGGCTTGAAGCCTTCGCCCATGAAATGGGCGCGCAGGATGTTGGCGTTGGAGAACAGCTTCTCCGGCGTCATCGCCGTATCGGTTCCCTTCGACCAGACCGCGCCGACCTGAATCAACGACTTCGACTTGTAGCCGAACACGTAGGAGAGCTCCGCGGTCCCGCCGTTTGGCAGCAGATCGGGGGCCGAATACAGCAGGCTGTGCGTCAGCTCGGCGGCGTTGTCCTGCGACTTGATGGCGTCGGGCCTGACATTGAAATCCTTCGCCATCGCCGCGCGCACATCGGCCTCGTTCATGCCGAACTTGGCGGAGCGGAAGCCGTCGATCGCCTTGGACTTGTCCTCCGCTCCTGGTGCCTCGGCCGACGGGGCCCCGGCGGCGACGGGCGTGCCGGCTGCAGCGGGAGCGCCGGCGGCCGCCGCTCTGGGTGCCGGTGCAGCCTTCTGCTTCGGCACGGCGCCCTGCACGGTCCCTTGGGCCGCGAGCGGCCCGGCTGCAACGGAAGTGAACAGGCCGACGACGGCCGGAATGAGATGGATTTTGCGCATCTAAAACCTTCGAAACAACTTGAAACAACGCTTCAAAATCGGCAGCTACGACGTCGTCTTCCCGAACCGTCATCGCCAACCGAGACGGAAAATGCTGCAACACCACAAGGCGTTACAAAGCGCCACGGAGGAGACAAGGCTCGAAACAGCGACTCTCTGACAGCGTAGGAATACGGTATCGGGCTGCCAAACGCTGCGAATGAGCGTTCATAAGCGCATTTTTTCATCAATTGTGGATGCGGCCCGTTCGCGGTAAGCATCCGAACCGGGGCAAGCCATCATGCAAAGAATTCCATGATCGAACGGCGTTCCGCATTCGCGGTCGATCGCCGCGGCTTCATTCGTCTTGCCGGAGCAGCCGCTGCGGGATGGACCGCGCTCGGCGCAACGCCGGATCGCATGCGCATCGTCGCCTCGCTGACCGCATTGCCGTTCGATGATGAGCTGACCAGACGCAGCATGACCGACACCCCGACCTCCCGCCTTGGCGGTCTCGTCATCGGCTTGAGGCAGCGCGGCTGGGTCGAAGGCGTCAACTTCCGCCTCGAGCTCCGTTCGACCTTCGGCGCGCCGGACAGGCTCAAGGCGGCGATTCAGGAGTTGCTCGATCTGAAGCCGGACGTGATCCTGACGGGTTCGACGATCGAAACCGCGGCCGTCCTGGCCGCCACCAAGACCATCCCGATCGTTTTCGCCACAGCCAACGATCCCGTCGGCAACGGCTTCGTCGCAAGCCTCGCCCATCCCGGCGGCAACGTCACCGGCTTCACCAACAGCACCGCCGAGATGGGCGGCAAATGGCTTCAGCTGATCCGCGAGGCCGTGCCTGACGTCGCGCGTGTCGGCATCCTGTTCAACCCCGCGACGACGCCGCGCGGCGGACGTTTCTTTCTCGACTCGATCGAGCAGGAGGCCGCAGCATGCGGCGTATCCGCGATCCCCGCCCCCGTAAACGCGCCGGCGGACATCGACGAGGTGGTCAGGCGCTTCTCCGAACCGTCCAAGGCAGCGATGGTCGCATTGGTCGACAGCTTCCTCGTGGTCAACCGCAAGGCGGTCGTCGCGGCAGCCGACAAATTTCGCGTGCCCACGATCTATCCGTTCCACTACTTCATGGATGCGGGCGGGTTGATGAGCTACGGGCCGACGCTGGAGGTGCGCTCGGCCGATTACGTCGATCTCATCCTGCGCGGCACCAAGGCCGGTGATCTTCCGGTGCAATCGCCGCGGAAATACGAGCTGCTCATCAACCGCACCGTCGCCCGCTCGCTGGGACTGACCCTGCCATTCACCCTGCTCGCACGCGCCGACGAGATCCGCGAGTGAACGAGACGGCCGACCAGGAGCCTTTGCGGACGCCTCCCGGCCGGCTGTTCCGCAAATATCTCTACTCGATCGTCGCCCTCGCCTTTGCCGCGCTTGCCGTCAACACCGGCTTCGACGTCTGGTTCTCCTATCGCGAGCAGAAGCAGCTTCTGGCGGCAACCCAGCGCGAGCAGGCGGCGTCCGCGGCCATTCAGATCGGCCAGTTCATCGGGCAGATCGAAAACCAGATCCGATGGCTCTCGCGCCTGCCGCCGGAGCTGTCGACGAATGACGACGAGCGTCTGAACGCGATCCGCCTCCTGCGCCTCTCGCCGGCGATTGCGGAAGTCGCCGAGCTGGACTCGCGGGGGCTCGAGCAGGTGCGCGTGTCCCGCCGTGTCGCCGACAGGGTCGGCAGCAAAGCCGACCGCTCCGCCTCGCCCGCCTTTCGCGGCGCCAATGAAAGCCGGGCCTATTACGGGCCGGTCTACTTCTTCGGCGACACCGAGCCGTACATGACGCTTGCCACGCGCGGTACCGGCCGCAATCCCAATGTGATCGTCGCCGAAGTCAATTTGCGTTTCATATGGGACCTCGTCACCGGGATCAGGGTCGGCAACACCGGCAAGGCCTACGTCGTCGATCGCATGGGGGTCCTGATCGCGCATCCCGATCTGTGGCGGGCATTGCAGCGCAGCGATCTCACCGGCGATGCGGACGTCCGCGCCGCGCTCGATGGCGTGGGGCCCCCTTCAGGAGGATTGGTCAAGGAGGGTCTGACCGGGCAACGCGTGCTCTCGACCTATGCGACGGTCCCCTCGCTCGGCTGGCTGGTGTTCGTCGAGCTGCCGCTCAGCGAGGCCTATGCGCCGATCTACGCATCGATCGGCCGCTCGACCTTCCTCCTCGTCGGCCTGCTGGCCGGTGCAGTGCTGGTGTCTCTCTTCCTCAGCCGGCGCATGACGGGGCCGATCCAGCTCCTGACGCAGGGCGCGCGGCGGATCGGGAGCGGCGATCTCGGCCTGCGGCTCGCGATCAAGACCGGCGACGAGCTGGAAGCGCTCGGCGACCAGTTCAACCGCATGGCCGCGCACTTGCGCGAATCCTATGCGACGCTCGAGCGCAAGGTGATCGAGCGGACCTCCGAGCTCGAGAAGGCGCGCGATCAGGCCCTTGCCGAGCACGACGCCGCCGAGAACGCGCGCAGCGCGGCGGTGGCGGCCAATGAGACCAAATCGCGCTTTCTTGCCGTCGTCAGCCACGAGCTGCGCACGCCGCTGAACGGCGTGATGGGTGTACTGCAATTGCTCGATGACGGCAGCCTGAGCGAAGCGCAGCGGCGCCACCTCGCGACCGCCGCGGCGTCGGGCGAAACGCTGATCGCGCTGGTCGATGCCGTGCTGGAATATGCCCGTCTGGAGGCCAGCACCGAAACCCTGGAGCCGCGCAATTTCCGCCTCGACCAGCTCATCGACGCGGCCGCCGAGCTGATGCGCCCCCAGGCCCTCGGCAAGGGACTGGCCTTCGACCTCGCCTGCGATGCGTCGGTCCATACATCGGTGCACGGCGATCCCGTCAGGCTCAATCGCATCCTGCTCAATCTGATCGGCAACGCCATCAAGTTCACGCCATCGGGCGGGATCGCCGTGAACGCGGCCGCCGAGCGGCACGACGATCATGTCCTGCTGCGCATCACCGTTCGCGACACCGGCATCGGCATCGCCCCCGACATGCACGAGCGGATCTTCGCGGATTTCGTGCAGGCCGACGACAGCATCGCACGGCGGTTTGGCGGCACCGGCCTTGGTCTTGCGATCGCACGGCGCCTGGCCCGCCTGATGCGCGGCGAGTTGACGGTTGCGAGCACGCCGGGCGCAGGCAGTACGTTCACGCTTCAATTGCCGCTCGGCCTCGCCGCGAGCGGCATCGCGCACGGCGAGCTGCCGCCGCCGCCGCGACAGCTCCGCGTGCTCCTGGTCGACGACGATCCCGTCAATTGCGAAGTCGGCGAGGCGATCCTGAAACGGCTCGGCCACCAAGCTACGATCACCACGAACGGCGCATCCGCCATCGCGCTCGCCCGCGATCAGGCGTTCGACGTCATCCTGATGGATCTGCACATGCCCGACATGGACGGCGTGGAGGCGGCCTCGCGGATCGGCGCGCTCGGTCTTGCCGAGATGCCGCGCATCATCGCCGTGACCGCCGACGTGTCCACCAGCGCGCGCAAGCGCCTCGCCAGCGCAGGGATCGCCAAGGTCGTCAGCAAGCCGATCCTGGTCAACGCGCTACGCGAGGCGATCGAGGAAGATCCGGAAGTCAAGCCAACGGCGCCACCGCTCGCCGCCGGCGCATTGATCGACCTGCACTTCCTCGATGACCAGAGAGAACTGCTGGGCGCGGCGCAAATCGCAAAGCTCCACATTTTGCTTCAGGAGACCGGCGACAGACTGATCGCGGACATCGGCAAGGCCGCAGCGAGCGGCGATCACAAGCAGCTCGCCCGATCCGCGCACCAGCTCGGCAGCGCGGCGAGCGCGCTCGGCCTCGTCCGCCTGTTCGACCGCTGCCGTGATGTCAAGCTGGCAGCGACCGCGATGTCGGAGCATGAGCGCCAAAATGCTGCGCGTGAACTCGCCGATCTTCAACGGGCGTCGATGCGAGCGCTGGACGATCTGCTTCAGCCTGCCGAACAGCGTTCGGTCAGCTAGCCCCGGCCAGCCGACGCACGTCCGCTTCCGCCTCCCGCCCGAACCTCTCCACCAGAAAATCGATGAACAGCCGCACCTTCAGCGACAGATGCCGCGTCGGCGGATACACCGCATAGAGCGCGAGCGGCGGCGCGGAATAATTGTCCAGCACCGTCCGCAGCTCGCCCTTCCTTAGAGCGTCAGCGGCGATGAACTCCGGCAGCAGCGCCAGCCCCTTGCCCTTGATCGCGACGTCGCGCAGCACCTCGGCATTGTTGACGCAGAGCGACCAGGCGGGCTGGATCCAGTGATCGCCGTCCGCGCCGGTGAGCTTCCATTGGTTGCCGGTGAGCAGGAAGCCGTAAGTCAGCGAGGCGTGCTCGCGCAGATCCTGCGGATGTTTTGGCGTGCCGTGACGCGCCAGATAATCCGGCGAAGCGCAGATCATGCGCGCGATCGGCATGATCTTTCGCGCGATCAAGCTCGAGGACTCGAGCTCCGCGATCCGCAGCGTCACGTCAAAGCCGTCCTGCACGGGATCGAGCAGGTCGTCGCTGAGCACGATCTGGAGCTGAAGCTCGCCATAGCGCGCCATGAAATCGGCGAGCACGGGCCCGAGCCGCATCGTTCCGAACGACATCGGCGCGTTGACGCGAAGCAGCCCGCGCGGCGCCGACTGGGCCTGCGCCACCGCCTGGTCGGCCGCCTCGACCTCCGAGAGGATGACGAGCGCACGTTCGAAATAGCGCTGGCCGTTCTCGGTCGGGCTCGCATGCCGCGTGGTCCGGTTCAAAAGCTGGACGCCGAGACTCTCCTCGAGGTCGGCGATGTATTTGCTGATCGCCGAGCGCGACAGCCGCAGCTGCCGGCCGGCTTCGGCAAAGCTGCCGCTTTCCACCACTTTCACGAAAGCCCGGAGGCTGCCGAGCTTATCCAAGGGCCTGCACCGGCGATTGTTTCCAAATCGTAGACATAGTCGTCATATTTGCATGGATTGTCTCCAAACCAAAGCGGAACAATATTTCCGTCCAGAGCAAGACGGCTCCCCGAAGTTTGGAGGACGACAATGTCTGGACTGCACCATGTGACCGCGATTGCCGGCGACCCCATCCGCAATTTCGGCTTCTACACGAGGGATCTCGGCCTGCGCTTCGTCAAGAAGACGGTCAATTTCGACGATCCCGGCACCTATCACTTCTATTACGGCGACGAGACCGGCCGGCCCGGCACCATCCTGACCTTCTTTCCCTGGGCCGGCGTGTCGCCCGGACGCCGCGGCGTCGGCGAAACCCATCAGACCGCCTTCCGCGTGCCGCAGCGCTCGCTCGGCTACTGGACCCAACGCTTTACCGAGAAGGGGATTGCTTACGAGGCGCTCGAGAAGCGCTTCGGCGAATCCGTGCTGCCGTTCACCGATCCTGACGGCATGGCGCTCGCGCTGGTGGGCATCCCCGGCGCCGAGAACGAGCCCGGCTGGAGCAATGGCGACGTGCCGGCCGAGCATGCGATCCGCGGCTTCCACGGCGTGACCTTGCTGCTCGACAGCGCGGCAAAGACGGCCGCCGTTCTCACCGACGTGTTCGGCTTCAAGGAAGCCGGCCGCGAAGGCTCGGTGATCCGCTTCAAGGCGCCTGGCGACGTCGAGGGCAGCGTCGTCGATATCTACGAGGCCAAGGGCTTTCTGCGCGGCCATCAGGGCGGCGGCTCGGTGCATCACATCGCCTTTCGCGCGGCTGACGATGCCGAGCAAGGGCGGATGGCGCAAAAGCTCGTGAGCAATCACGGCCTGCACCCGACCGAGCAGCGGGACCGCAACTACTTCCGCTCGATCTACTTCCGCGAGCCCGGCGGCGTGCTGTTCGAGATCGCGACCGACATCCCCGGCTTCGCCGTCGACGAGCCCGTCGCGACGCTGGGACGTGACCTGAAGCTGCCTGCGTTCCTCGAGCAGCACCGCAAGCAGATCGAGGACGTGCTGCCGAATCTGGAAGAGACCGCGTCATGACCGACACTGCATTCATCCATCGCTTCGAGCCCGCGACCCGCGCGGGCTCCCCTCCGCTCCTGCTGCTGCACGGCACCGGCGGCGACGAGACCGACCTGCTCGGGCTCGGCAAGATGATCTCGCCCGGCTCCGCCCTGCTGTCGCCGCGCGGCCGCGTGCTCGAGCACGGCATGCCGCGCTTCTTCCGCCGGCTCGCCGAAGGCGTGTTCGACGAAGAGGATTTGCGCCGGCGCGCGCATGAGCTCGGCAACTTCATCGCGGATGCGCGAGAGCAATACGGCATCGCCGCACCGGTTGCGGTCGGCTTCTCCAACGGGGCCAACATCGCGGCCGCGCTGTTGTTACTGAAGCCGGACGTGCTTGCCGGCGCGATCCTGCTGCGCGCCATGGTGCCGCTATCGGATCCGCCACCCGCCGATCTTGCGGGCAAGCCCGTGCTGCTGTTGTCCGGGCAAAGCGATCCGATCGTGCCGGCCGGCAATTCGGCTCGGCTCGCGGCGACGCTGTCACAGGCTGGCGCGCGCGTGAGCCACAGGATCCTGCCGGCGGGCCATCAATTGTCGCAAGCCGATGTCACGCTGGCCCGCGACTGGATCGGCAATGTCCAGGCCGAGGCAGCATGATCGAGCAGCGGCGCATCGTTTCCGAACGGTGCGCCGCCTCAATCGAACCAGCCGCGCCGCTTGAACCAGACCAGCGGCAGCAGCCCGCTGGCAATGACGGCAAGCCAGGCCAGCGGATAACCGAACGTCCAGTCCAGCTCGGGCATGTGCTTGAAATTCATGCCCCAGATGCCAACCAGGATCGTTGGCGGTACACCAACGACCGAGACGATCGTCAGTATCTTGAACAGCTCGTTCTGCTGGATGTTGATGAAGCCGAGCACGGCGTCGAGCAGAAGCTGGATCTTGTCGGACAGTCGCGTCTCGTAGTCGCCGAGCGAAGCGACGTCCTTCGACACGGCCTCGAGCCGCTTCTTCGACGCGGCCGTGATCCATTCACTGCCGACATCGCCGGCGAATGAGGCGACGCGCCCGACCCCGAGCAGAACGTCGCGCGCCTTCGCGAGCCGATCGGCAAGCTCGCCGATGTTCTCCAGCGCCTCGCGCATCCTGCGGCTGGAGCGCACCGGCCGCTGGCTGCGTACGAGCCCGCCCCTGAAAACTCCCCGCGACAGCTTGTCGACCTTGCCGCCGAGATGCTCCAGAACATCGGCGCCGCGGTCGATCATGGCTTCGAGCAGGCTGGTGAACACGCACATGCCGTTCTCCAGGCTGTCGTCCGAGCCGATGCGTTTACCGATGTCATCGAAGATCGGCAGCTCGGCAAAACGCACCGTGACCAGCACGCGAGGGCCGATGACGAAGCCCACCGGCGTGATCTCGGCCTCGTTCTCCTCGTCGAGCCGCACCGCCGGAGAGCTGAGATACAGGGTGCCCTGGTCAGAAATCAGACGGCTCGACGCCTCGATCTCGCTGAGCGATTCCTCGGATGGGATACGTATCCTGAGCAACCGCTCGACGAATCGCTTCTCCTCGTCGGTCGCATTCAGCAGATCGGCCCAGATGATCTCTGAGGGGATTTCCGCGCCGATGCTCCGCCAGTCGTCGGACGGCCACCTGTAAAGCTTGAGCAAGAACCGAACTCCGCGGCCGCATCGTCATGCCGGATGGTGCATCCAGCGGTCATCCGCCGATTAACGCACGAGGGTTCCAAACGTTCAATGTCCTTTCCCGCGGCTGCTTTCAGCTTCGGGGGAAGCCTGCATCAGGACCAAAGCGGATGTCGACAGTGTATCAGCGAATGTCCGCAAAGGGCCCAACAGCAGATATCAATACGTTCAATCCGTAGGCTGCGGACCGTCGTAGCCTTCGACTATAGCCAGATCCATAAGCGATTTGCCCTGTCTGAGCGCCATGGCCTTCGCATACTCCGGCGAGCGGTAGCATTCGACTGCGGCAGCATAATCGGGAAATTCAATCACGACTGTCCGCGAACGCGTTTGGCCCTCCGGCGTTTCCGATTTGCCTCCTCGTGTGAGAAAGCGGCCGCCGTACTTGCGGAATGCCCATGCGTTCTCGGCAATGTAGGCTTTGTAACCCTCCGGATCAGACACGTCCGCAAATGCGACCCAATAACCCTTGGCCATCAAGCTCCTCCATAGCGACGTTGACTTTTTAAGTTGCGCGACACGCATCGCCCCATAGGGGCGCAGCCAATTGGTCTTGTAGCAAGCGACTGGCTATTTGATCACCCGATGACACGCACGGAGCGTTGCCGCCTACTTGTTTGCTACAATTCGGACGCCGCCGAGCTTGCGCTGTTGAATGAGGTCGACGAATCGAATGTAAGATTCGTGAAATGCGTCGTGTCCCTCTGGAGTTCCGGACTGCTTCGCTTCCTCGCGCAGCCGTTGGTACATCGCGAGCCGCTCTTTGAGGATCGGTTGCCATTCCTCAGTCAAGTCAGTGACAGAGAGCACCTTCAAGCCAACGTCCTCGACCAAGCGCTGATAGTCCGGAATCGAACGGAGCGGCTGAATTGCCATGCCGTCCCACATCAGCTGCGCGTCCGCGGCTGCAAGCGGCTGATTGGCGACCCAATCTGTAAAAGCCAATCGGCCGCCTGCGTTTAGAATGCGCCTG
The nucleotide sequence above comes from Bradyrhizobium sp. NDS-1. Encoded proteins:
- a CDS encoding ring-cleaving dioxygenase, which translates into the protein MSGLHHVTAIAGDPIRNFGFYTRDLGLRFVKKTVNFDDPGTYHFYYGDETGRPGTILTFFPWAGVSPGRRGVGETHQTAFRVPQRSLGYWTQRFTEKGIAYEALEKRFGESVLPFTDPDGMALALVGIPGAENEPGWSNGDVPAEHAIRGFHGVTLLLDSAAKTAAVLTDVFGFKEAGREGSVIRFKAPGDVEGSVVDIYEAKGFLRGHQGGGSVHHIAFRAADDAEQGRMAQKLVSNHGLHPTEQRDRNYFRSIYFREPGGVLFEIATDIPGFAVDEPVATLGRDLKLPAFLEQHRKQIEDVLPNLEETAS
- a CDS encoding alpha/beta hydrolase; the protein is MTDTAFIHRFEPATRAGSPPLLLLHGTGGDETDLLGLGKMISPGSALLSPRGRVLEHGMPRFFRRLAEGVFDEEDLRRRAHELGNFIADAREQYGIAAPVAVGFSNGANIAAALLLLKPDVLAGAILLRAMVPLSDPPPADLAGKPVLLLSGQSDPIVPAGNSARLAATLSQAGARVSHRILPAGHQLSQADVTLARDWIGNVQAEAA
- a CDS encoding LysR family transcriptional regulator; the protein is MDKLGSLRAFVKVVESGSFAEAGRQLRLSRSAISKYIADLEESLGVQLLNRTTRHASPTENGQRYFERALVILSEVEAADQAVAQAQSAPRGLLRVNAPMSFGTMRLGPVLADFMARYGELQLQIVLSDDLLDPVQDGFDVTLRIAELESSSLIARKIMPIARMICASPDYLARHGTPKHPQDLREHASLTYGFLLTGNQWKLTGADGDHWIQPAWSLCVNNAEVLRDVAIKGKGLALLPEFIAADALRKGELRTVLDNYSAPPLALYAVYPPTRHLSLKVRLFIDFLVERFGREAEADVRRLAGAS
- a CDS encoding ABC transporter substrate-binding protein, with translation MIERRSAFAVDRRGFIRLAGAAAAGWTALGATPDRMRIVASLTALPFDDELTRRSMTDTPTSRLGGLVIGLRQRGWVEGVNFRLELRSTFGAPDRLKAAIQELLDLKPDVILTGSTIETAAVLAATKTIPIVFATANDPVGNGFVASLAHPGGNVTGFTNSTAEMGGKWLQLIREAVPDVARVGILFNPATTPRGGRFFLDSIEQEAAACGVSAIPAPVNAPADIDEVVRRFSEPSKAAMVALVDSFLVVNRKAVVAAADKFRVPTIYPFHYFMDAGGLMSYGPTLEVRSADYVDLILRGTKAGDLPVQSPRKYELLINRTVARSLGLTLPFTLLARADEIRE
- a CDS encoding hybrid sensor histidine kinase/response regulator is translated as MNETADQEPLRTPPGRLFRKYLYSIVALAFAALAVNTGFDVWFSYREQKQLLAATQREQAASAAIQIGQFIGQIENQIRWLSRLPPELSTNDDERLNAIRLLRLSPAIAEVAELDSRGLEQVRVSRRVADRVGSKADRSASPAFRGANESRAYYGPVYFFGDTEPYMTLATRGTGRNPNVIVAEVNLRFIWDLVTGIRVGNTGKAYVVDRMGVLIAHPDLWRALQRSDLTGDADVRAALDGVGPPSGGLVKEGLTGQRVLSTYATVPSLGWLVFVELPLSEAYAPIYASIGRSTFLLVGLLAGAVLVSLFLSRRMTGPIQLLTQGARRIGSGDLGLRLAIKTGDELEALGDQFNRMAAHLRESYATLERKVIERTSELEKARDQALAEHDAAENARSAAVAANETKSRFLAVVSHELRTPLNGVMGVLQLLDDGSLSEAQRRHLATAAASGETLIALVDAVLEYARLEASTETLEPRNFRLDQLIDAAAELMRPQALGKGLAFDLACDASVHTSVHGDPVRLNRILLNLIGNAIKFTPSGGIAVNAAAERHDDHVLLRITVRDTGIGIAPDMHERIFADFVQADDSIARRFGGTGLGLAIARRLARLMRGELTVASTPGAGSTFTLQLPLGLAASGIAHGELPPPPRQLRVLLVDDDPVNCEVGEAILKRLGHQATITTNGASAIALARDQAFDVILMDLHMPDMDGVEAASRIGALGLAEMPRIIAVTADVSTSARKRLASAGIAKVVSKPILVNALREAIEEDPEVKPTAPPLAAGALIDLHFLDDQRELLGAAQIAKLHILLQETGDRLIADIGKAAASGDHKQLARSAHQLGSAASALGLVRLFDRCRDVKLAATAMSEHERQNAARELADLQRASMRALDDLLQPAEQRSVS